The following nucleotide sequence is from Kiritimatiella glycovorans.
CGGGTTCCCTGGCACAGAGGGCCGCGGTTGACATCGATCGGGATCAGGTCGCCCACCGCGTCGCCTATCTTTTCGACTGCGGCGCGGGTGAGATTTTCGTCGACGCAGTGATGCGGGAAATGCATCTGATTCATCAGCGACCAATCGTCGAGCGAGGAATGCATCTTCATCGCCCCGCCCTCCATGGCGCTGGGCTCGAAATCCTGCGCCAGTCCCCAGGGCCGCCCGCCGTAGGTCTCGATAGCCGCGCCCTGTGTGAGCCACGGCTCGATGATCTGGTCATCGCCGATTTCGGACACGAACAGCCGCATCTTAAGCCAGCGCTCATGTTCGCGGAAAAGCGGGTCTGCGCATTTCATCTGCGCATCGCCGAACATCTCTTTGCAGAAGGCGTTGAACATACCGACCATCACAAAGATCGGCGGCGGCGTCGGTTTAAACGCATGATGCGCGCTCCACAACCTGCGGCGTTCCTCCTGGATCGGGTCGTACGCGACCTCGAGATAACGCTTCACCGTCTCGCGCAACGCCTGAATATCGTGCTTGTCGGACATGAGACCTCCCTCTCGTTTTCCGCCCGCACCCTAACGGGGCAGCAGGGGCGCTTTCCTCTGGTTTTCGGACAACCTTCTGGAGAAAAACGACGGAAGCCGCCCGATCTTCGAATCATGCCCGACAGGGGATCGGTTCCCGGGCGGATCTGCTTGAGCCCGTGAACGTATGGAAGTTATGCTGCGATTGCACTCACGGCCGGTGATCACTGCGGAGAGGTGGCAGAGTGGTCGAATGCACCGGTCTTGAAAACCGGCGGGCCGCAAGGTCCCGGGGGTTCGAATCCCTCCCTCTCCGCCAACAATTTATACGCGCGCGCGAGTAGCCAGCGCAACACTTGAGGGATGAAGAAGGTCACGCGGTAAGTTACGTTCTTCGTGTACTAGCAATACATGGAGGACGCAGTGGCTTACGAACGCGTGACCAGGACAGAACGTAATCTGATCCGCATGTGGCGTCAAGACGGGTACGGGCAGCGAGAGATTGCTCGACGGTTGGGGCGAGCGGCGAGCACGATCAGTCGAGAGATCGCCAGGAACACGGGGGGCAACGGCTACCAGCCGCGTCAGGCGCACAGGATGGCCCAGGAGCGGTCCAGACGGCCCGGAGTGCGACGGTTCACCGAGGAGCTGAGGCCCGTTTGCGGGAGGGCTGGACGCCTGAGATGATCGGTGGGCGCGCTCGCCTTGAAGGGCGTCCGTGGGTGTGTAAGGAGACGATCTACAAGCACGTCTACGCGGATGCGAAGGCGGGCGGGGATCTGTGGCGCCACCTTCCGCGTGCGCACCG
It contains:
- a CDS encoding helix-turn-helix domain-containing protein translates to MEDAVAYERVTRTERNLIRMWRQDGYGQREIARRLGRAASTISREIARNTGGNGYQPRQAHRMAQERSRRPGVRRFTEELRPVCGRAGRLR